The stretch of DNA tataatgatttatataaaatttatctatttaagacttctgtataaatcatttttgtatAAGGGAACTTAGGTTTTCCAATTTTCTTGTATCAAGCCTTTgcttttcttatttctattgtTGCTGGTGCATTTCGATGaatgaatttgaaaattgaataaatattatttttttaatattatttttattttaaaattttaaaatgttaaattttttattatattttgtgcatatTTAGAATTATGGtagaaaatatagtttataattttaagactTATGTAATAAgttatactattaaaattttatttattgtttgataactatatatttaaaccactttcaaacatgttacatttatttgaaaataaattaaaattttacttttaggtagaaatgataattatttgaatttttaaaaattatgatcatattcttaaaagtttaaaagttgtaattatctgaaaGTTGTATAGATCTTTCAATCCattgataatctttttaaaattcaaattgcaTTTCACATTATCTAGAAAAAcacatttaaagaaaaatgtcaaacataatttttagtttatttgaaattaaaaatgttttaatatataacatccaaacaacttaatttttctattgaagagtttttaaaactatttaaacactttttaagaaaatcataccACAACCCCAAACATACcatttgtttaggaatttgaaaaagattgtaataacaaaataagttgaattatgaatccaaagattccaaacaaggccttaaaatccaaatttctaatttaaatcATACATTAAAATTTGGGTAAAGATTTGAACGAAAGCCAACAAGTTTTTTAAACTacttaaaatcttaaatttgaaatcatgggttaatttgaaatttaaatccAAAGCCAAATTTTCCAATCCAACGATTCCAACCGTATATTTTTAAAGCCCCTGTATATTTACTGATATAAAAGCATCATCTAGGATGCAGAAGTATTTCTTTTCCCAGCATACGAAAGCAAAACTGGAATCTAACCTAACCTGTGATATCAATGTCATTCAAGATCGTGtcatttgtttattaatttatttaaatctctCAAGAAAAGcttcaatttctcaaatttaaacctCTTGAGCAAAGCCTATACAGTCCACAAAGCATCATGTGCTCAAAAATGCCTTTCTGATACCGATTCTAAAAGCACTATAGTAAATTAAGACCTCAAGAACTTTTTACATTTCATGGTAAAGGTAAAAAGAACCCAGGGTGACAATGGCTAATCGCCCAGGCTCCCCAGTCCCGCCACATGTGCAGCAAACAGAATAACCTAAACACTTTCAAAGGGCCATACCCAGTCTTATCAAAACAAGGTCAGCATTGACTCTTAATATATTTCAACTGTTCAAATTTAGCCAGGTTTGTTTAGCAAAATCTCCCCATTCAGCGAGAAATTGCCGTTGCCATAGGCTGGACAATAGCATTGTGGTTGGGCCTACGGCGAGCTCTGGGAGGGCTGTTCTTACACGGGGCCGATAACATTCTTTTCCTCTTGTTTAGAGAGCCTTCACTCTGGTTTTCAGTAATGGCAGCAATAAATTTCTTGCGCCTCTCAGAGGAGTGCGCACACTTCGAAAGGTATCTCAAAGCTTCCTTGCTCTTTGAATCTTCTAGTTCTCTGTCCTTGTTCAACTGTTTCTTACCACTAACTCGCTTCTCCAATTTAAGATGATTGCGGGGAATCTGATACCTCACCTCTGGCAAAATCAACACCACCTCATTAATTAGTTCAAATGAACGATTTTATGGGAAAAGATGCATAAGAAGTTCTTTAAGGATCTAATCTGCCTTACCTGAAGATTCGAAGGAAACTTTATCTGGACTTGGAGATCCAGGCGGCGTTAGAGGATGAAAACCGTCATCTTTAATTTCATCAATCTTGCTGTTACTTACCCCAACAGTGGATGTGGTGCTCATTTTCTCATTGTATGAAGTCACATCACAAAATTTACTGTCCCCAAGTGGTGTTGAAGAGTTATCCATGAGTCTATCATCTTTAGAATCTTTGGACCCAAGTTCATCTTGGTTTAACAATTGTACAGTATTCCCAGTAGCTGCATCTCTAGCTCCATTGATCTCAACCCCTTCATCTCCTTTTTTACAGGAGACACTGGTATCACAATTATCAATGCAAGCCACACTAGGATACGAAGTACTAGCACCTTCCGCACTGTCTAGAACTGACTTAGGAGATGTATTCAATATGTTTGGATCCAAGCATGGCTTATGTGCATCTATTATACTTGAAAACCAGGGTGTACCCTGCCTTGCATAAAACAGAATGTAGGCCTCCTGAGATAGTACAAACTCTTCTTGTACACTAGTGACCTACAAGACATCCatcaaaaaataagtttttcaaatttattagcTCTTATAATGTCTTAAAGTGAAGagaccaataaaaaaagaaaagaaatactaTATACAGTCCTATAATGTAAAAGCCCAAGCACTCACTCcctttggggaaaaaaaatatgaaaaagtggattttttttatcggtGTGGGCCCCAAATTtgcctatttttttcaaagtgcaTAAAACTTGCTCACTCTAAGACGGTACAAATCATTTCCCATAAACATATTATTAGAGCCTCAACAAGCAATGGCTTGTATTGTAAATGTAAAGAACATATTGCACATTTTTAACATCAACATAGACAAAATAAGATATAAATAGAGCATAAATAATCCAACCACAAGGAGGTTAAGAATAAAGCTTCTAAATGAGGCTGTTCAgctaattttataatcttacgAACCAGAAAAGGAAACACCTCCAAAATCTTTTAAGGGGGAAAAATCCATACCACAAACATCAGAAAAACTCATTATCATACTCAATATGTTTACAGAAGAAAAACTTCAACAATTCACAAAACAAAGAACATGATCCAAAATAATGACTTTCAAAATGCAAGATCATTCCCCTACTCTGGCTTTGTGCACAAAAATAGGTCAACTCTGTAATTTTGGCAAAAAAATATTCATGCTCATCGACTATATAAAAAGGCTATATTAGAATTACTACCTTTGAGTCATCCAAGCAGTACCATGTCTCTGGAGAGGACCGAATAAAGCAGAAGTAATGCCCAGAAGTAGATGAGAACCCAATATGTACAATAATTGCATACAGGTTATACTTCAGTTCCACCTATCAAAAACAAATGTTATACTTCAATTCCACCAGTCTGGAAGGAAACAAAGGCAAAATAAGCACTTCAGCAGTCACTTGATGCAGACCTAAGGAAAAACAGTCAACCaaatccttgtattcaaatacaGCTATTGCATAAGCCATAAACGGAcccaaaaatttcaaaccaaatttgtatatacttcaaaaaaaatttccaaagtATTCAGTTCATAAACTATAACCAGCCTATCTCCAAATTAGGTGACAAGATTTTCCTTCTTTATTCTTTCATATCAACAATGACTGTCTACTctcaaattcataaaattatgtaaaaccCATTATCATATGTTAACAAATCTGGCAGCCTTCAGAGAAcatattttaatcaaaattgaCAAATAATCTGCAACTCACACTGTTGTTTTGGCTTCCAGTGCTGTATGGCTGCAAATCCAACTCCAAAGGGAATTCCACATGCTTGTCAACTTTCTCAACAAATGGACCATCTGTCTTGAATCTTTTCAAGTGGAATGCAGCAACTGAAGGAGCCTGCTCCAGCATAAACTGCTTCTCCACCAACACTTCTTCCTTGCAGTTCTCACACATAAACTTTGCCCCTGAATCTTCAATCCTTTCCACCTTTGTAAAAGATTCAAGAGCACTTGGAAGGGTGTCCACATCTTCAATCTCCAAACTCAAGTCTATCAGAGGTTCGTATGTGTCAGAAGAGTGTCCACAATTACAGCATCGAAGCTGAAATTCAAACaatgacattattttattaacccAACCAAAACAAGCAAAAAGGATCACCATGAATTCAGATAAATATTTAATGGTAGAAACTAACAAAGCAACTTTTCTGCTCATACCTTGCTAACAAGACGGCCACCAAAAACCTTCTCAACAAGGTTATTACCTTGTGATGATAGATCCTTTCCCTTCAAATCCAAGCAACATCTCTCAAGTTTATCTAAGAAGCACTGCAGAAATTCATGGGCATCTTCCTGCTGATATCTCCGGAAACAAGATGAAACATCTGATCGTTCACAGGTCAAGATCACAAAATCTTCCCAAAAGTGccctttgaaattaaaaaacatctAGCACTTAAAATTGTGTATTGGATAGAGCATTTGATAAACAGAAGGTATAAACCGTATACAATGATCCAAACCATCTAGAGACCCATAAATCATAAAACCTTACAATTCCAAATTATGCTCAAATTCAGCATTATCAAATGAAGGATTGGACaccaaattcatctcaaattcatctcatttaatcattacaacttttctaaatttccaaataaaatataataaataattcaactttttcaaatcataaataatattaaaaaataatattctaacaatattttattcaactttcaactttaatctcaactcatctcatctcatctcaacttactatccaaacctctccaATTGGCTATCATCTACAAATAAGAAAATCTCAAGAAACCATCCCACTCAAATAAGGGATATATTTGGAAGAGATTCAAAAGGATACAGTTCAAATTCTCAACAAGTTCCAAAGGAGTAAGAATCCCTCCAGAAGAAGCTAATGAACGTTCAACATGGGCACGTAGAGAACACAGAGCACAGAACCCTTCACTACCACCTGAGATTTTCAAACACAGATTTGAACAAAAGATACTAATTATAGGAGTAAATCACATCGGAGAACacacagataaattaaaaattgaaaaatcaatgTAAGTCATGATCTTACAGACACAGGGCATGGTATGATCGTAAGAACGAAGAGCCTGGACAAGTGGCACAGTATGCGTAAAGCATTGCAGCACGGCATTGATAAAGCATGTGTTGCCCAGATTTGCAAGCCCCGCCCCCTATGAAATAAGCAACTTCTTTTAGACAAAATTCAAAAACcccaaataatttataaataagcaCTACacatacaaagaaaaaattcgttaaaaacaaacaaagaaacatATACACTAATCTTAACCGGTATTAAAGGGAATAAAACCTACCACCATGAAAGGCTTGGTTTCTTCGGAAGAAGACCATGTAGACCAGATGTCTCtggaagatgaagacgaagaaGACCAAGGGGCAGATGAAGGCCAAGAAGTTGTTGAGGGCGAGGAACAATATGAAGAAGACCAACGTGATGACGAATAATCCAATAAATTATTACCCAATAAGCGATTCGGCGAAGCGGGAAATGGGTCAACTGCTAGGGCTTCTTCATCTCCACGAATAGAGAAATTGGGATAATCATTAGTGATTTCTGCTTGCATAGGCATAGAAGAAGACCCATCGAGAGCATCCAGTTCATTCGCCGGTGAAGACccatctagggtttcattaatAGGAGTTAACATTGTAGAAGTCCCAGAAGGAATTCTTGGCGAAAGGACCAAAGACGGGTCATCTTGGGCTTTCTTACCTAAATTTGGAGAAGATCTATTTTGATCTGGTGCAGGGGCCAAAGAATGGTCGCATGGGCTTTCAGAAAGCGAAGATGGCGAAGAATCGTCAAGGGTTTCTTCAGAAACAAGCATTTTAGGAGGAAACGGTGAAGACCCATTAAGGATTTCTGGGGAAGCAATAGAATCTGAAGGAGCAGTGTTGATTTCTAAGATTCTTGCGACATTGGTTTCCATGGAAGATTTAATTCAGACGCTGTGTCTTGCGTGAGGGATATCTGTGAAGAAATGGGGACAATGAGAAACAGGGTTTTGAGGGGATTGAATTCTGAGGGGTCCAAAATTTGGTAGAAATTGTTTGGCTCCAAAAATTTGGGTTTTCGAAAACTGTTATAGGGCTTTTGAATTCAGAAGCGAGAGAGGGAAGGGTGAAATttgggtttgaactttgaaataTGGTTTGGTGGCGTGGCGGATTATCGTCTCGACTCGAGGACTTTTTGAAAAAGGAGGGAAATCTGAGCTTGCTATTCTTTTTGGTATTTCCACCTTCCCACCAAATTTTTGGGACTTATTTTGGTTGGTAGTCATccacataaattaatatttcttaggcatatataaatttattcaagcaattataaattttatagagTTAACTCTCTTAGGTTTGTTTTGATAGTAAAGtcctctcaattcatttcatctcaatattcaaacatcacagatataaatattttttaacttcatatttttaattttttttttatttaatcattacaatttatcatattttcaaataaaatacaaaaaacaattcaatattttcaaattacaaaacaaaaattttattaaaaaaactatattctaataatatttatactttataatatttttattcaactttttaagttttctctaatttttcaaaatcccatCAAACatattaatacaaataattttcattactatttttgATAGCATTGGCAATAGATTCCCTAGTTCAAATTTAGCTAGAAA from Juglans regia cultivar Chandler unplaced genomic scaffold, Walnut 2.0 Scaffold_680, whole genome shotgun sequence encodes:
- the LOC118346107 gene encoding ubiquitin carboxyl-terminal hydrolase 20-like, whose amino-acid sequence is METNVARILEINTAPSDSIASPEILNGSSPFPPKMLVSEETLDDSSPSSLSESPCDHSLAPAPDQNRSSPNLGKKAQDDPSLVLSPRIPSGTSTMLTPINETLDGSSPANELDALDGSSSMPMQAEITNDYPNFSIRGDEEALAVDPFPASPNRLLGNNLLDYSSSRWSSSYCSSPSTTSWPSSAPWSSSSSSSRDIWSTWSSSEETKPFMVGAGLANLGNTCFINAVLQCFTHTVPLVQALRSYDHTMPCVCGSEGFCALCSLRAHVERSLASSGGILTPLELVENLNYVSSCFRRYQQEDAHEFLQCFLDKLERCCLDLKGKDLSSQGNNLVEKVFGGRLVSKLRCCNCGHSSDTYEPLIDLSLEIEDVDTLPSALESFTKVERIEDSGAKFMCENCKEEVLVEKQFMLEQAPSVAAFHLKRFKTDGPFVEKVDKHVEFPLELDLQPYSTGSQNNSVELKYNLYAIIVHIGFSSTSGHYFCFIRSSPETWYCLDDSKVTSVQEEFVLSQEAYILFYARQGTPWFSSIIDAHKPCLDPNILNTSPKSVLDSAEGASTSYPSVACIDNCDTSVSCKKGDEGVEINGARDAATGNTVQLLNQDELGSKDSKDDRLMDNSSTPLGDSKFCDVTSYNEKMSTTSTVGVSNSKIDEIKDDGFHPLTPPGSPSPDKVSFESSEVRYQIPRNHLKLEKRVSGKKQLNKDRELEDSKSKEALRYLSKCAHSSERRKKFIAAITENQSEGSLNKRKRMLSAPCKNSPPRARRRPNHNAIVQPMATAISR